A window of the Verrucomicrobiia bacterium genome harbors these coding sequences:
- the msrB gene encoding peptide-methionine (R)-S-oxide reductase MsrB, which translates to MNATLRLIQPFLYGGIAAAGLFVGALRAADTVPDKAGAGPVPVVPWNGTNTIVKTDAEWKKELTPEQFRILRSHGTERAFTGPFWDNHAAGMYRCAGCGLDLFASDTKFDSGTGWPSFWAPAAPSHVGTSEDRRLFMKRTEVHCARCAGHLGHVFDDGPKPTGLRYCINGYALKFVPLADLAPPSGTPPASR; encoded by the coding sequence ATGAACGCAACGCTTCGCCTGATCCAACCCTTCCTGTACGGCGGCATTGCTGCGGCAGGACTCTTCGTCGGCGCCCTCCGGGCGGCGGACACCGTACCGGACAAGGCGGGCGCCGGACCCGTTCCGGTCGTTCCTTGGAACGGAACCAACACCATCGTCAAAACCGATGCCGAATGGAAAAAGGAGCTGACGCCGGAGCAGTTCCGGATCCTCCGGAGCCACGGCACAGAACGGGCGTTCACCGGGCCGTTCTGGGACAACCATGCCGCCGGGATGTACCGCTGTGCGGGGTGCGGACTCGACCTGTTCGCCTCGGACACCAAGTTCGACTCGGGCACCGGGTGGCCCAGTTTCTGGGCGCCGGCGGCTCCGTCCCATGTCGGCACCTCCGAGGATCGCCGCCTCTTCATGAAGCGCACGGAGGTGCACTGCGCGCGGTGTGCGGGACATCTGGGCCATGTGTTCGATGACGGTCCGAAGCCGACCGGCCTCCGGTACTGCATCAACGGGTACGCCCTGAAGTTCGTGCCGCTCGCCGATCTTGCGCCGCCGTCCGGGACTCCGCCGGCGAGTCGTTGA